The window GCCAGTGAGAAAGAGAAGCAGTATAACGTTACGTGACCGCTGCTCCAACCGTTGCATAACAACAAAGGCGGCTTCATGTTATACTGCGACAAAATTCTGTTCCTGTGTCGCACGAGCGACCAACCGTTTCCACCCCAGGCGAGAGACAATGTTTGATAATTTAACCGATCGTTTGTCGCGCACGCTGCGCAACATCAGTGGCCGTGGACGCCTTACTGAAGACAACGTTAAAGAGACGCTGCGCGAAGTGCGCATGGCGCTGCTGGAGGCTGACGTTGCGCTGCCGGTAGTGCGTGAGTTTATCAATCGCGTAAAAGAGAAAGCGGTTGGCCATGAAGTAAACAAAAGCCTGACGCCGGGGCAGGAGTTCGTCAAGATTGTCCGTAACGAACTCGTCGCGGCGATGGGTGAAGAAAACCAGAGCCTGAATCTGGCGGCGCAGCCGCCGGCCGTGGTGCTGATGGCGGGCCTGCAGGGCGCCGGTAAAACCACCAGCGTCGGTAAGCTCGGTAAATTCCTGCGTGAGAAGCACAAGAAGAAAGTGCTGGTGGTCTCTGCCGACGTTTATCGCCCGGCGGCGATCAAACAGCTGGAAACGCTGGCTGAGCAGGTGGGCGTTGATTTCTTCCCGTCTGATGTCGGCCAGAAGCCGGTGGATATTGTCAACGCCGCGCTGAAAGAAGCGAAGCTGAAATTCTACGACGTGCTGCTGGTGGATACCGCCGGTCGTCTGCACGTTGACGAAGCGATGATGGACGAAATTAAACAGGTTCATGCTTCGATCAATCCGGTAGAAACCCTGTTCGTGGTCGACGCGATGACCGGTCAGGATGCGGCGAATACCGCGAAGGCGTTTAACGAAGCGCTGCCGCTGACCGGCGTGGTGCTGACCAAAGTCGACGGCGACGCCCGCGGCGGTGCCGCGCTCTCTATTCGTCACATTACCGGCAAACCGATTAAATTCCTCGGCGTCGGCGAGAAAACCGACGCGCTGGAGCCGTTCCATCCGGATCGCATCGCCTCGCGTATTCTCGGCATGGGTGACGTCCTGTCGCTGATTGAAGATATCGAAAGCAAAGTTGACCGCGCCCAGGCGGAGAAGCTGGCGACCAAACTAAAAAAAGG is drawn from Citrobacter rodentium NBRC 105723 = DSM 16636 and contains these coding sequences:
- the ffh gene encoding signal recognition particle protein, producing the protein MFDNLTDRLSRTLRNISGRGRLTEDNVKETLREVRMALLEADVALPVVREFINRVKEKAVGHEVNKSLTPGQEFVKIVRNELVAAMGEENQSLNLAAQPPAVVLMAGLQGAGKTTSVGKLGKFLREKHKKKVLVVSADVYRPAAIKQLETLAEQVGVDFFPSDVGQKPVDIVNAALKEAKLKFYDVLLVDTAGRLHVDEAMMDEIKQVHASINPVETLFVVDAMTGQDAANTAKAFNEALPLTGVVLTKVDGDARGGAALSIRHITGKPIKFLGVGEKTDALEPFHPDRIASRILGMGDVLSLIEDIESKVDRAQAEKLATKLKKGDGFDLTDFLEQLRQMKNMGGMASLMGKLPGMGQIPDNVKSQMDDKVLVRMEAIINSMTLKERAKPEIIKGSRKRRIAQGCGMQVQDVNRLLKQFDDMQRMMKKMKKGGMAKMMRSMKGMMPPGFPGR